One Nostoc sp. UHCC 0302 DNA window includes the following coding sequences:
- the rfbB gene encoding dTDP-glucose 4,6-dehydratase has translation MQTILVTGGAGFIGANFILKARKAQWANIVNLDKLTYASNLQSLVDLQEDPNYYFIQGDIGNLELVRYLLDQYQPNAVINFAAESHVDRSILSPQNFIQTNIVGTFHLLEASKAYWQKLTSPKQEQFRFLHISTDEVYGSLNPNDPPFKEDNPYLPNSPYAASKASSDHLVRAYHHTYGFPTLTTNCSNNYGPFQFPEKLIPLTIINALNGKPLPIYGNGQNVRDWLYVKEHCDAIYLVLKEGIIGEAYNIGGLNEQTNLSVVEKICTILDELVPKSDFRHSSLISFVKDRPGHDWRYAIDSSKISNNLGWQPKENFDSGLLKTVQWYLNNSAWVESVQTSSYQNWIKQNYEKR, from the coding sequence ATGCAAACTATATTAGTAACTGGTGGAGCAGGCTTTATTGGCGCAAATTTTATTTTAAAAGCCAGAAAAGCACAATGGGCTAATATAGTTAACTTAGATAAATTAACTTACGCAAGTAACTTACAAAGTTTAGTAGACTTGCAAGAAGATCCTAACTATTATTTTATTCAAGGAGATATTGGTAACTTAGAGCTAGTACGTTATCTCTTAGATCAGTATCAGCCAAATGCAGTGATAAATTTTGCTGCTGAAAGTCATGTAGACCGTTCAATTCTTAGCCCTCAAAATTTTATACAAACTAACATAGTAGGAACATTTCACTTACTAGAAGCCAGTAAAGCTTATTGGCAAAAATTAACATCACCAAAACAAGAGCAGTTCCGTTTTTTGCATATATCTACGGATGAAGTATACGGTTCCCTCAATCCCAATGACCCACCTTTTAAAGAAGATAATCCTTACTTACCCAATAGCCCCTATGCTGCCTCTAAAGCAAGTTCTGACCATCTAGTGCGTGCCTACCACCATACCTATGGTTTTCCTACTTTAACAACTAATTGTTCAAATAACTATGGCCCTTTCCAATTTCCTGAAAAATTGATTCCTTTGACTATTATTAATGCTTTAAATGGTAAACCTTTACCTATATACGGTAATGGTCAAAATGTCCGAGATTGGCTTTATGTAAAGGAACACTGCGATGCTATATATCTTGTTTTAAAAGAAGGGATTATTGGTGAAGCATACAATATTGGTGGACTAAACGAACAAACTAATTTATCAGTTGTTGAAAAAATTTGTACCATTCTTGATGAGTTAGTGCCTAAATCAGATTTTAGGCATTCTTCTTTGATTTCATTTGTTAAAGATCGTCCTGGTCATGACTGGAGATATGCGATTGACTCTAGTAAAATTAGCAATAATCTAGGCTGGCAACCCAAGGAGAACTTTGATAGCGGTTTACTGAAGACAGTTCAGTGGTATCTTAATAACTCCGCTTGGGTAGAGTCTGTACAAACAAGTAGCTACCAAAACTGGATTAAACAAAACTATGAGAAGCGGTAA
- the modB gene encoding molybdate ABC transporter permease subunit — protein sequence MPVDLSPLWISLKTSLLATFITFFLGIAAAYWMVGYRGKGKSLIESIFVAPLILPPTVVGFLLLLFFGKNGPLGKLMEPFNFSIVFTWYGAAIAATVVSFPLMYKTALGAFEQIDGNLLRVARTLGASESTIFWRISLPLAVPGILAATTLAFARALGEFGATLMLAGNIPGQTQTIPMAIYFAVEAGAMEEAWFWAIAIMAISLSGIIAVNFWQEVRDKRGQGTGEQRGGGGERELFTQHSLLSTHNSLAVGLFVDIEKRLRSFHLKVSFDTNKEPLGLLGGSGAGKSIILRCLAGIETPTKGRIVLNGRVLFDSEQGINVPSRDRRIGFLVQNYALFPHMSVAQNIAFGLPKGLSAGSIRVQVEDQLIAMQLQGLGDRYPHQLSGGQQQRVALARALASQPEALLLDEPFSALDTHLRNQLEQQMTATLTDYQGVALFVTHNMEEAYRICPNLLVLEHGKAIHYGSKYDIFEHPATVGVAQLTGCKNFSRATLVSSQQLEAIDWGCRLQVIEPNTDKLSHVGIRAHQIVFTNDPSQINTFPCWLVSTSETPHRMTLFLKLHSAANNLQDYHLQAEVFKEKWATIKDKSFPWYVRLDPLRLIVME from the coding sequence ATGCCAGTAGATTTATCACCTCTTTGGATATCACTCAAAACTTCACTACTTGCCACATTTATCACCTTCTTCTTGGGCATTGCTGCTGCTTACTGGATGGTGGGATATCGTGGCAAAGGCAAATCACTGATTGAGTCGATATTCGTAGCGCCTCTGATTTTACCTCCCACAGTTGTCGGCTTCTTGTTGCTGCTCTTTTTTGGCAAAAATGGCCCATTGGGTAAACTGATGGAGCCTTTTAACTTCAGCATCGTTTTTACTTGGTATGGTGCAGCGATCGCAGCTACAGTAGTCTCTTTTCCTTTAATGTATAAAACTGCACTAGGAGCTTTCGAACAAATAGATGGCAATCTCCTCCGGGTAGCCAGAACCCTTGGTGCATCTGAATCAACAATATTTTGGCGGATCAGTTTACCCCTAGCAGTGCCGGGAATTTTAGCAGCAACGACTCTCGCTTTTGCTCGTGCTTTGGGCGAATTCGGCGCTACATTAATGCTGGCTGGTAATATTCCTGGACAAACGCAGACAATTCCAATGGCAATTTATTTTGCTGTGGAAGCGGGAGCAATGGAAGAAGCTTGGTTTTGGGCGATCGCAATCATGGCGATTTCTTTATCTGGAATCATTGCAGTCAATTTTTGGCAAGAAGTTAGGGATAAGAGGGGACAGGGGACAGGGGAGCAGAGGGGCGGAGGGGGAGAAAGAGAACTTTTCACTCAGCACTCGTTACTCAGCACTCATAACTCTTTGGCAGTTGGACTATTTGTGGACATTGAAAAACGACTGCGAAGTTTTCATTTAAAGGTGTCTTTTGATACTAATAAAGAACCCTTGGGATTACTGGGTGGTTCTGGAGCTGGTAAAAGCATAATTCTGCGTTGCCTTGCGGGGATAGAAACGCCAACAAAAGGACGCATAGTTTTAAATGGCAGAGTACTGTTTGATTCAGAACAAGGGATTAATGTGCCAAGCCGCGATCGCCGCATTGGTTTTTTAGTGCAGAATTACGCTCTTTTTCCGCATATGAGTGTGGCGCAAAATATCGCTTTTGGTTTACCCAAGGGACTATCTGCTGGGAGTATCCGAGTGCAAGTAGAAGACCAACTAATCGCGATGCAGTTACAGGGATTAGGCGATCGTTATCCGCACCAACTTTCAGGGGGTCAGCAACAGCGAGTAGCTTTGGCAAGAGCATTAGCAAGTCAACCAGAAGCATTGCTTTTGGATGAGCCTTTTTCTGCACTTGATACTCATTTGCGTAATCAATTAGAGCAGCAAATGACAGCAACTCTAACTGACTACCAAGGTGTGGCTCTATTTGTCACCCATAACATGGAAGAGGCTTATCGGATTTGTCCGAATCTGTTGGTCTTGGAGCATGGTAAAGCAATTCATTATGGTTCTAAATATGATATTTTTGAGCATCCTGCTACTGTAGGTGTTGCCCAATTAACAGGATGCAAAAACTTTTCCCGTGCTACTCTTGTGTCCTCACAACAGTTGGAAGCGATTGATTGGGGTTGTAGGCTGCAAGTTATTGAACCAAATACTGATAAATTATCCCACGTTGGCATTCGCGCCCATCAAATTGTATTTACCAACGACCCCAGCCAGATAAATACCTTTCCCTGCTGGCTAGTAAGCACAAGCGAAACGCCCCACCGGATGACATTATTTTTAAAATTACATTCTGCTGCGAATAATCTTCAAGATTATCATTTGCAAGCAGAAGTTTTTAAGGAAAAATGGGCAACCATAAAAGATAAATCTTTTCCTTGGTATGTGCGTTTAGATCCTCTGCGTTTGATTGTAATGGAGTGA
- a CDS encoding phycobiliprotein lyase gives MNIEEFFELSAGKWFSHRTSQNLPVKKSEEGKADIIIETLPADHPEVVKLCQQHKIAPNSVSSSVRVTRNSTTERDKEKHSTSTVLVSVPDADNPAEGKLLRQSYGDKTAVTGRYKLGSDEALILTTEYETMSSEERLWFASPNLRMRVSIIKNPDGFSIASFTSEIRMGGSPPPAKAANTANAASS, from the coding sequence ATGAATATTGAAGAGTTTTTTGAGTTGAGTGCTGGTAAATGGTTTTCCCATCGTACTAGTCAAAATTTACCTGTTAAGAAATCTGAAGAAGGCAAAGCAGATATTATCATTGAGACGCTACCAGCAGATCATCCAGAAGTGGTTAAACTGTGCCAACAGCACAAAATTGCACCTAATTCTGTCTCTTCTAGCGTTAGAGTTACCCGAAATAGCACAACAGAACGGGATAAAGAAAAACACAGCACTTCTACTGTGCTAGTTTCAGTACCTGATGCAGATAATCCAGCTGAGGGCAAGTTACTGCGGCAAAGCTACGGAGATAAAACCGCAGTTACCGGACGCTATAAATTAGGTAGTGATGAGGCGTTGATCCTGACTACAGAATATGAAACCATGTCGTCTGAGGAACGTCTGTGGTTTGCCAGTCCCAATTTGCGAATGCGGGTGAGTATCATTAAGAACCCCGACGGCTTTAGTATTGCTTCCTTTACTTCTGAGATTCGCATGGGTGGCTCTCCACCGCCTGCAAAGGCTGCAAATACGGCTAATGCAGCATCGAGTTAA
- the modA gene encoding molybdate ABC transporter substrate-binding protein, translating into MHNKRILAFLSWVFVSLILVVGCNQTKTPNLSSSPASQTTNLTISAAASLKDAMDEIKPLYSKEKPNVNLTYNFGSSGTLQQQIEQGAGIDIFISAATKQIKALQQKGLLLDGTTKDLLTNQMVLIAPQNSTVVTDFKDLISSRVKKIALGEPKSVPAGQYAEQVLTSLKIADKIKSKVVYAKDVRQALNYVESGNADAGIVYLSDAKSTQKVKIVTTAPEKTHSPVVYPIAILKSSKNVDAAKGFVQFLSGNQAKNIFEKQGFTLAGS; encoded by the coding sequence GTTGGGTATTTGTCTCTCTAATACTAGTTGTCGGCTGTAACCAAACGAAAACACCTAATCTGTCTTCTAGCCCTGCCAGCCAAACCACCAATTTGACTATATCAGCAGCGGCTAGCCTCAAAGATGCAATGGACGAAATTAAACCTCTTTACAGTAAAGAAAAGCCAAACGTTAACCTAACCTACAATTTTGGCTCATCGGGCACTTTACAACAACAGATTGAGCAAGGTGCTGGTATTGACATTTTTATCTCGGCTGCAACTAAACAAATTAAAGCTTTACAGCAAAAAGGTCTATTACTCGACGGAACAACTAAGGATTTGCTGACAAATCAAATGGTGTTAATCGCACCTCAAAATTCCACAGTTGTAACTGATTTCAAAGACTTAATTTCATCACGTGTTAAGAAAATTGCTTTAGGCGAACCTAAAAGTGTTCCGGCTGGACAATATGCTGAGCAAGTTCTCACTTCTCTAAAAATTGCTGACAAAATCAAGAGCAAAGTTGTTTACGCCAAAGATGTTAGACAAGCTCTCAATTACGTGGAATCGGGCAACGCCGATGCCGGAATTGTCTACCTTTCAGACGCTAAAAGTACTCAGAAAGTAAAGATTGTCACAACTGCACCGGAAAAAACTCATTCACCTGTGGTCTATCCGATCGCAATTCTCAAAAGTAGTAAGAATGTCGATGCTGCTAAGGGTTTTGTGCAATTTTTATCTGGCAATCAAGCCAAAAATATATTTGAAAAACAAGGTTTTACGCTAGCTGGAAGTTAA
- a CDS encoding HEAT repeat domain-containing protein → MTTLNLQEISVQLESPSLRDRMLALAHLRHAPAEDAVPLIKKVLDDESLQLRSMAIFALGVKPTPECYSILVRILENDPDYGIRADAAGALGYLGDVRAFEVLSRAFYEDTDWLVRFSAAVSLGNIKDPRAHDILIKALDSKELVLQEAAISALGEIKDIESVDKILRFAQSEDWLVRQRLAEALGNLPTPKSVSALKYLEKDSHPNVSEAARISLKRLEEIDNQA, encoded by the coding sequence ATGACTACTCTAAACTTACAGGAAATCTCTGTTCAGTTAGAAAGTCCGAGTTTGCGCGATCGCATGTTGGCTCTTGCTCATCTGCGCCATGCTCCGGCTGAAGATGCTGTACCTTTGATTAAAAAGGTACTGGATGACGAGTCTTTACAACTGCGATCGATGGCAATATTTGCCTTGGGAGTCAAGCCGACACCAGAATGTTACTCAATTTTAGTGAGAATTCTGGAAAATGACCCAGATTATGGGATTCGCGCTGATGCAGCTGGTGCTTTAGGATATTTGGGTGATGTCAGAGCCTTTGAGGTACTATCACGGGCATTTTATGAAGATACTGATTGGTTAGTACGTTTTAGTGCAGCCGTTTCTTTGGGTAATATTAAAGATCCCCGCGCCCATGATATTCTCATTAAAGCGTTGGATAGCAAGGAACTAGTATTACAAGAAGCTGCAATTTCTGCTTTGGGAGAAATCAAAGATATTGAGTCGGTAGATAAGATCCTACGCTTTGCTCAATCAGAAGATTGGTTAGTGCGGCAACGCCTTGCAGAAGCTTTGGGCAATCTTCCCACTCCCAAGAGTGTCTCAGCTTTGAAATACTTAGAAAAAGATAGCCATCCCAATGTTTCTGAAGCAGCGAGGATTAGTCTCAAAAGGCTTGAAGAAATAGACAATCAAGCTTAA